From Halosolutus amylolyticus, a single genomic window includes:
- a CDS encoding DUF4198 domain-containing protein, translated as MIPRRLLIVSMAILLCTSVLGPAVAAGTVAQDETNGHETTEDNVTVTTGAQLSTVVTATSDEVRTEFENTAFDERIERSNDSDRATAIADRAAVLENRSETLQAEYEEATAAYESGEIDKSTYAQQLASLNTRAQSVVSSYDRLEERVESLDEVDRRSAGVTLSEIEDEREALSELTGSGTDALLRQFTGEERGNAEIEIDGGLSIEVENEDGERSREYERPRDGNGSLEISQTDALTATTDALSDVDGNSSWSLVEAKTDDDGVYEFEFVLTGTETGEAEVSVDGETGTVFELEEEIATRAADEDDDDDSDEREDEDDERLVILVASGSPGPGEEVTLRVLADGQPAANVTVTVNDQAVGETDSNGELTVTLPREDVDIDAERGEAEGELEFEFGDHSDEMDDDAESQLDAEATIDNGTVTVSVTFNGTPVSGANVVANDEAVGTTGDDGTVSFALPADTDELDIDVNRGELETEIELEFEADDDDSEDDDDVDDDTEADDDDSEDDDDVDDDTEADDDDSEDDDDVDDDTEADDDDVVDDDELDGDDDSEDDDR; from the coding sequence ATGATACCCCGACGACTACTGATCGTCTCGATGGCGATCTTGCTTTGTACGAGCGTCCTCGGCCCGGCGGTCGCCGCCGGGACGGTGGCGCAGGACGAGACGAACGGCCACGAAACGACCGAGGACAACGTGACCGTGACGACCGGCGCACAGCTGTCGACGGTCGTCACGGCAACGAGCGACGAAGTCCGAACTGAGTTCGAGAACACGGCGTTCGACGAACGCATCGAGCGGAGTAACGACAGCGACCGTGCAACGGCGATCGCTGATCGAGCGGCGGTCCTCGAGAACCGGTCGGAAACGCTCCAGGCGGAGTACGAGGAGGCCACTGCAGCCTACGAGTCCGGCGAGATTGACAAGTCGACGTACGCACAGCAGCTCGCGTCGCTGAACACACGGGCCCAGAGCGTCGTGTCGAGTTACGACCGCCTCGAGGAGCGCGTCGAGTCACTCGACGAGGTCGACCGTCGTAGCGCCGGCGTGACGCTGTCCGAGATCGAAGACGAACGGGAGGCGTTGTCCGAGCTCACAGGTTCCGGGACCGACGCGCTGCTCCGACAGTTCACCGGTGAAGAGCGCGGTAACGCGGAGATCGAGATCGACGGCGGCCTGTCGATCGAAGTCGAGAACGAAGACGGCGAACGGAGCCGCGAGTACGAGCGGCCCCGCGACGGGAACGGATCGCTGGAGATCTCTCAGACGGACGCACTCACTGCAACGACCGATGCCCTTTCGGACGTCGACGGCAACAGTAGCTGGAGCCTCGTCGAGGCCAAAACCGACGACGACGGCGTCTACGAGTTCGAGTTCGTTCTGACGGGAACCGAAACCGGCGAGGCCGAGGTCAGCGTCGACGGCGAAACGGGAACCGTCTTCGAACTCGAGGAAGAGATCGCGACGCGAGCGGCGGACGAAGACGATGACGACGACAGTGACGAGCGAGAAGACGAAGACGACGAGCGGTTAGTAATTCTCGTCGCGTCCGGATCGCCAGGACCCGGCGAAGAGGTGACGCTGCGAGTGCTCGCGGACGGACAGCCGGCAGCCAACGTGACGGTTACCGTCAACGACCAGGCCGTTGGCGAGACGGATAGCAACGGCGAACTCACCGTTACCCTGCCACGCGAAGATGTCGATATCGACGCCGAACGCGGCGAGGCCGAGGGCGAACTCGAGTTCGAGTTCGGCGACCATTCGGACGAGATGGACGACGATGCTGAATCGCAGTTGGACGCCGAAGCGACGATCGACAACGGAACCGTGACCGTCTCCGTGACGTTCAACGGGACCCCAGTGTCGGGTGCAAATGTCGTCGCAAACGACGAAGCAGTCGGCACGACCGGGGACGACGGCACGGTTTCCTTCGCCCTCCCCGCGGATACAGACGAACTCGACATCGACGTGAATCGCGGCGAACTCGAGACCGAGATCGAACTCGAGTTCGAAGCTGACGACGACGATTCCGAAGACGATGACGACGTAGACGACGATACCGAAGCTGACGACGACGATTCCGAAGACGATGACGACGTAGACGACGATACCGAAGCTGACGACGACGATTCCGAAGACGATGACGACGTAGACGACGATACCGAAGCTGACGACGATGACGTCGTGGACGACGACGAGCTGGACGGTGACGACGATTCCGAAGACGATGACCGATGA
- a CDS encoding LUD domain-containing protein has product MSETDRGAKADRIRHLLETEGEAVEANTLGFNQGRYESVADLEDYEALKDEARAIKEDAIERLPELIDEVTETVEENGGTVYLADDAADANRYIRDVASEKDAGRVVKSKSMTSEELEVNDALAEDGVDVVETDLGEWVLQVADEAPSHIVAPAIHKSEDEIAQLFNEQFDPEEPLETAEELTMFARERLGELIRDADVGMTGANFITADSGSIMLVTSEGNARKSAVVPDTHVAVAGVEKIVPSVEDLAPFIELIGRSGTGQDITSYISLLTPPVESPVVDFDEPDVAFADRNDDRDFHLVLIDNGRMAMRDDEQLRETLYCIRCSACANSCANFQSVGGHAFGGETYTGGIATGWEAGVHGQESAAEFNDLCTGCTRCVNACPVKIDIPWLNTVVRDRINREGDDGQFEFVYEELVPDEEPGGLDPQKRLFGNYETLAKLGSATAPLSNWMAGLGPVRSLLERVVGVDSRRDLPEFQRETLREWYEKRGSRVDPIDADREVVLYPDTYTNYVDVDRGKAAVRVLEALDVHVRIPDVGESGRAPLSQGLIATADEQASRVYAALAEHIDAGRDVVVIEPSDLAMFRREYENLLPERSFERLRDGSYEILEYVYGLLENGGDPTELRDGGEGPPIAYHAHCQQRTLGLDRYTTAVFDDLVYDVVESDVECCGMAGSFGYKREYYELSMDVGERLAEQFTDPRAEDRLVVASGTSCEEQLGDLLDRDAVHPIEVLDPRSRLR; this is encoded by the coding sequence ATGAGTGAGACCGATCGCGGGGCGAAAGCCGACCGGATCCGTCACCTCCTCGAGACCGAGGGCGAGGCCGTCGAGGCGAACACGCTCGGGTTCAACCAGGGACGGTACGAGTCGGTCGCGGACCTCGAGGATTACGAGGCCCTGAAAGACGAGGCGCGGGCGATCAAGGAGGACGCGATCGAGCGCCTCCCGGAACTGATCGACGAGGTCACCGAGACCGTCGAGGAAAACGGCGGGACCGTCTACCTCGCCGACGACGCGGCCGACGCGAATCGCTACATCCGCGACGTCGCGAGCGAGAAGGACGCCGGGCGGGTCGTCAAGTCGAAGTCGATGACCAGCGAGGAACTCGAGGTCAACGACGCGCTCGCGGAAGACGGCGTCGACGTCGTCGAGACCGACCTCGGCGAGTGGGTCCTGCAGGTCGCCGACGAGGCGCCGTCGCACATCGTCGCGCCGGCGATCCACAAGTCCGAGGACGAGATCGCCCAGCTGTTCAACGAGCAGTTCGATCCCGAAGAACCGCTCGAGACCGCCGAGGAGCTGACGATGTTCGCCCGCGAGCGGCTGGGCGAACTGATCCGTGACGCGGACGTCGGGATGACCGGCGCGAACTTCATCACGGCCGATTCGGGTTCGATCATGCTGGTCACGAGCGAGGGGAACGCCCGGAAGTCCGCCGTCGTCCCGGACACGCACGTCGCCGTCGCCGGCGTCGAGAAGATCGTTCCCTCCGTCGAGGATCTCGCGCCGTTCATCGAACTGATCGGCCGATCCGGAACCGGCCAGGACATCACCTCCTACATTTCGTTGCTGACGCCGCCGGTCGAGTCTCCGGTCGTCGACTTCGACGAACCGGACGTCGCGTTCGCGGACCGGAACGACGATCGGGACTTCCACCTCGTGTTGATCGACAACGGGCGCATGGCGATGCGCGATGACGAGCAGCTTCGCGAGACGCTGTACTGCATCCGCTGTTCGGCGTGTGCGAACTCGTGTGCGAACTTCCAGAGCGTCGGCGGCCACGCCTTCGGCGGCGAGACCTACACCGGCGGCATCGCGACCGGGTGGGAAGCGGGCGTCCACGGGCAGGAGTCGGCGGCCGAGTTCAACGACCTCTGTACCGGCTGCACCCGCTGTGTGAACGCCTGCCCCGTGAAGATCGACATCCCGTGGCTCAACACGGTCGTCCGCGATCGGATCAACCGCGAGGGCGACGACGGGCAGTTCGAGTTCGTCTACGAGGAACTGGTCCCCGACGAGGAACCGGGCGGCCTCGACCCCCAGAAGCGACTGTTCGGGAACTACGAGACGCTGGCGAAACTCGGGAGCGCGACCGCGCCGCTCTCGAACTGGATGGCCGGTCTCGGCCCGGTCAGGAGCCTGCTGGAGCGCGTCGTCGGCGTCGATAGCCGTCGGGACCTTCCCGAGTTCCAGCGCGAGACGCTTCGCGAGTGGTACGAGAAACGGGGGTCGCGGGTCGACCCGATCGACGCGGATCGCGAGGTCGTCCTCTACCCCGACACGTACACGAACTACGTCGACGTCGATCGGGGCAAGGCGGCCGTCCGGGTCCTCGAGGCGCTCGACGTTCACGTCCGCATCCCCGACGTCGGCGAGAGCGGGCGTGCGCCGCTTTCGCAGGGCCTGATCGCCACCGCCGACGAGCAGGCGAGTCGCGTCTACGCCGCGCTCGCCGAACACATCGACGCTGGCCGGGACGTCGTCGTGATCGAACCCAGCGACCTCGCGATGTTCCGCCGCGAGTACGAGAACCTCTTGCCCGAGCGATCGTTCGAGCGACTCCGGGACGGTAGCTACGAGATCCTCGAGTACGTCTACGGACTGCTCGAGAACGGGGGCGATCCCACCGAACTCCGTGACGGCGGGGAGGGCCCGCCGATCGCCTACCACGCCCACTGCCAGCAGCGCACGCTGGGGCTCGATCGCTACACGACCGCCGTCTTCGACGACCTCGTCTACGACGTCGTCGAGAGCGACGTCGAGTGCTGTGGGATGGCCGGGAGCTTCGGCTACAAGCGCGAGTACTACGAACTCAGCATGGACGTCGGCGAGCGACTCGCCGAGCAGTTCACCGATCCCCGAGCCGAGGATCGGCTGGTCGTCGCCAGCGGCACCTCCTGCGAGGAGCAGTTAGGAGACCTGCTCGATCGGGACGCGGTCCACCCGATCGAGGTGCTCGATCCGCGGTCGCGGCTCCGCTGA
- a CDS encoding LUD domain-containing protein, with amino-acid sequence MSVDPGSAPERFEAALADLDVPVTYTDPAGFDRTLETIAREPAIGTSLPFPSVSLPDWVDDDPTPASLDSAVTGITAASIGIADYGSVVLPATAAGSEQVSLFPDLHVPIVRAEDVVADMSTAIARLGPDLRDGGSAIVATGPSATADMGALVKGAHGPKDVHVVVLETRGESDE; translated from the coding sequence ATGAGTGTCGACCCAGGGTCCGCGCCGGAGCGGTTCGAAGCCGCGCTCGCGGACCTCGACGTGCCGGTCACGTACACCGATCCAGCCGGGTTCGATCGTACGCTTGAGACTATCGCCCGCGAGCCAGCGATCGGAACGTCCCTCCCGTTCCCGTCGGTCTCGCTTCCGGACTGGGTGGACGACGACCCGACGCCCGCGAGCCTCGATTCGGCGGTAACCGGTATCACGGCCGCCTCGATCGGGATCGCCGACTACGGGAGCGTCGTCCTCCCGGCAACGGCGGCCGGATCGGAGCAGGTGAGTCTCTTTCCCGACCTTCACGTCCCGATCGTCCGGGCCGAGGACGTCGTCGCGGACATGTCGACGGCGATCGCTCGCCTAGGGCCGGACCTGCGCGACGGCGGGAGCGCCATCGTCGCGACGGGACCGAGCGCGACCGCCGACATGGGCGCGCTCGTGAAGGGAGCGCACGGGCCGAAAGACGTCCACGTCGTCGTCCTCGAGACGCGGGGTGAGTCCGATGAGTGA
- a CDS encoding helix-turn-helix transcriptional regulator: protein MSTPFDRIAVVLAVILTLVAVPVGTTASTGQSGPTGTDDGSAIVAAETPEADTTVTRIAMDENGTAHWSVTVRTRLANDSEVDDYEAFQEQFRANRESYVEQFERRMTGVVSNAAESTGRNMTASSFRAETSIQEVPRQWGMVTYSFTWTNFGVVDGDEIAVGDVFGGGFYLDDDDRLQIAPPTGYAPTATSPPPDERDGTTAVWAGPESFADRHPTVRFEPANSAVDSDHEGTNPWDSTPLGVVGGILLVAIVAIGVFVGSRRGLPRQLRSSVHILTASTDPAAATETDDSAEARSDGDESVESPASGPASPAPELATDEDRVRTLLERNDGRMRQAAVAEELDWSASKTSRVVSGMAEENAVEKLRIGRENVIDLLENSD, encoded by the coding sequence GTGAGTACCCCATTCGATCGTATTGCCGTGGTCCTCGCAGTGATACTCACGCTGGTAGCGGTTCCCGTCGGGACGACAGCGTCGACCGGCCAATCTGGTCCGACCGGTACTGACGATGGGTCCGCGATCGTGGCAGCCGAGACGCCCGAGGCCGACACGACAGTAACGCGGATCGCGATGGACGAGAACGGCACCGCTCACTGGTCGGTGACGGTTCGGACGCGACTCGCCAACGACTCCGAGGTGGACGACTACGAGGCCTTCCAGGAGCAGTTTCGTGCTAACCGAGAGAGCTACGTCGAGCAGTTCGAACGCCGAATGACCGGCGTCGTCTCGAACGCCGCGGAATCGACTGGCCGGAACATGACGGCGTCGTCGTTTCGCGCGGAGACGTCGATCCAGGAGGTGCCGAGACAGTGGGGTATGGTTACGTACTCGTTCACGTGGACGAACTTCGGCGTGGTCGACGGCGACGAAATCGCCGTCGGTGACGTGTTCGGTGGCGGATTCTACCTCGACGACGACGATCGGCTACAGATCGCCCCGCCGACGGGGTACGCGCCGACGGCGACATCGCCGCCGCCGGACGAGCGCGATGGCACAACGGCCGTCTGGGCGGGGCCCGAAAGCTTCGCCGATCGCCATCCCACGGTCCGGTTCGAACCGGCCAACTCGGCCGTCGATAGCGACCACGAGGGAACGAACCCGTGGGACAGCACACCACTCGGGGTCGTCGGCGGTATTCTGCTCGTTGCGATCGTTGCGATCGGCGTTTTCGTCGGATCGCGACGCGGTCTCCCCCGGCAATTACGCTCGAGCGTGCACATACTGACCGCGTCGACCGACCCTGCTGCCGCGACCGAGACTGACGACAGCGCTGAAGCACGGAGCGACGGCGACGAGTCGGTGGAATCGCCAGCAAGCGGCCCCGCATCACCGGCGCCCGAACTCGCGACCGACGAGGATCGCGTTCGGACACTTCTCGAGCGAAACGACGGTCGGATGCGGCAGGCTGCGGTCGCCGAGGAACTCGACTGGTCGGCGTCGAAGACCTCGCGGGTCGTGTCGGGAATGGCCGAGGAAAACGCGGTCGAAAAACTGCGGATCGGGCGCGAAAACGTGATAGACCTGCTCGAGAACTCGGACTAG
- a CDS encoding DUF4897 domain-containing protein, producing MNREPNQPRLRRVGVYASRLFAVVLVALLLTGSVAATADSASAIDAHSQGTDSAFVVALEDDGDATVTVVVTFDLTDEADRAAFQSLKENETKRSELEARTERRLQSVVAGVANETDREMAIEETRVSFETDDQTDRGIVSVSATWRGFAATEDGLLTIAEPFNSGFTADQAVVLQLPDGYALAEATPEPSERADGHVSWDANTSLEGYEAVIVPSDGADDGDSQPGFGLGAAAIAIAGGVWSRRRR from the coding sequence ATGAATCGGGAACCGAACCAACCGCGACTCCGGCGGGTGGGCGTGTACGCGTCGCGGCTCTTCGCCGTCGTACTCGTTGCGCTCCTCCTGACCGGAAGCGTCGCCGCAACCGCCGATAGCGCAAGTGCGATCGACGCCCACTCACAGGGAACGGACTCGGCGTTCGTGGTCGCCCTCGAGGACGACGGCGACGCGACGGTCACTGTCGTCGTCACGTTCGATCTGACCGACGAAGCGGACCGTGCGGCGTTCCAGTCGCTCAAAGAGAACGAAACGAAACGGAGCGAACTCGAGGCGCGCACCGAACGGCGATTGCAGTCGGTCGTGGCCGGTGTGGCTAACGAGACCGACCGCGAGATGGCGATCGAGGAGACGCGCGTCTCCTTCGAGACGGACGACCAGACCGATCGCGGTATCGTTTCCGTCTCGGCGACCTGGCGCGGGTTCGCAGCAACCGAGGACGGACTGCTGACCATCGCAGAACCGTTCAACAGCGGATTCACGGCTGATCAGGCGGTCGTCCTGCAGCTTCCCGACGGATACGCGCTCGCGGAGGCGACGCCGGAGCCGTCGGAGCGTGCTGACGGACACGTCAGCTGGGATGCGAACACGTCGCTCGAGGGATATGAGGCGGTCATCGTCCCGTCGGACGGGGCAGACGACGGTGACTCCCAGCCCGGGTTCGGACTCGGAGCGGCGGCGATCGCGATCGCTGGCGGCGTCTGGTCGCGGCGACGCCGGTAA